The proteins below come from a single Chiloscyllium punctatum isolate Juve2018m chromosome 22, sChiPun1.3, whole genome shotgun sequence genomic window:
- the ric8a gene encoding chaperone Ric-8A isoform X2, with protein sequence MPVLDWMYKIKNHTAPGYCPTGLIKLAKLVIKFLERDLQPACQVACLGTVRILSRDKNNLRPFTTRGAMRTLARHAGIDYSEERMDGMPDVDVIVEALKCLCNVVFNSPTAQAISAESCMVLGLTERLKLYNGKNLTHDIKFFDCRLLFLLTALRLDIRRQLGHELRGVSLLTDALESTLGVRWSDTYEVATDGPPLARQQTDCAMEILKILFNITFDLNKREVDEEDAALYRHLVAILRHCLLVKADGEDRTEELHSHTVNLLGNLPLMCLDVLLTPRVQLGSVEYMGMNMDAVNLLLEFLEKRLDRGHKLRETLIPALNLLTESARAHRETRKFLRMRVLPPLRDVQTRPEVGNLLRNKLVRLMTHIDTDLKHCAAEFLFVLCKESVARFVKYTGYGNAAGLLAARGLMGGRTLEGMYSEDEDTDTEEYKEAKPNINPVTGRVEERAVNPMDEMTDEQKEYEAMKLFNMFDKLSREQIIQPMGVTPDGKLAPLDEMMQHMVEVRETSDSDTDSD encoded by the exons atgccggtgttggactggatgtacaaaattaaaaatcacacagcaccaggttattgtccaacaggtttaatt AAACTCGCCAAATTGGTGATCAAGTTTTTGGAGCGGGATTTGCAGCCAGCATGCCAGGTGGCCTGTTTGGGGACAGTGCGCATTCTCTCCCGGGACAAGAACAATCTGAGGCCATTCACCACCAGGGGAGCCATGCGAACCCTGGCCAGACACGCTGGGATTGATTACAGCGAAGAACGCATGGATGGGATGCCTGATGTTGATGTGATAGTCGAGGCTCTGAAATGCCTCTGCAATGTGGTGTTCAACAGTCCTACCGCACAAGCGATAAGTGCAGAAAGCTGCATGGTGCTGGGTCTCACTGAGCGACTCAAACTTTACAATGGGAAGAACCTGACGCATGATATCAAATTCTTTGATTGCCGCCTGCTGTTCCTCCTCACGGCTCTCAGGCTGGACATCCGCAGGCAGTTGGGTCACGAGCTGCGAGGTGTGAGTCTGCTGACAGATGCTCTGGAGAGCACGCTGGGTGTCAGGTGGTCAGATACATATGAGGTGGCCACTGATGGACCGCCACTGGCCCGTCAGCAAACTGACTGCGCAATGGAAATTCTGAAGATCCTCTTTAACATCACTTTTGACTTGAACAAAAGAGAAGTGGATGAG GAAGATGCTGCTCTCTATCGTCATCTTGTGGCCATTCTGCGTCACTGCCTCCTGGTCAAAGCTGATGGCGAAGACCGAACGGAGGAACTGCACAG TCACACGGTGAACTTGTTGGGGAATCTGCCATTGATGTGTTTGGATGTCCTGCTCACCCCCAGAGTTCAGCTGGGCTCCGTTGAATATATGGGAATGAACATGGATGCTGTCAATTTGCTCTTAGAATTCTTGGAGAAGAGATTGGATAGG GGTCACAAACTGAGGGAAACATTGATCCCTGCACTCAATTTACTAACAGAGAGTGCCCGGGCACACCGAGAAACCAGGAAATTCCTCCGCATGCGG GTCCTCCCTCCACTTCGTGATGTACAAACACGACCCGAAGTGGGAAACTTACTCCGGAACAAACTTGTTCGTCTGATGACTCACATCGACACGGATCTCAAGCACtgtgctgctgagtttctcttcgTTCTGTGTAAGGAAAGTG TGGCAAGGTTTGTTAAGTACACTGGCTACGGAAATGCAGCTGGTCTGCTCGCTGCTCGAGGACTGATGGGAGGTCGGACGCTGGAGGGAATGTATTCCGAGGATGAAGACACAGACACTGAAGAATACAAAGAAGCCAAGCCCAA CATCAATCCTGTAACTGGTCGAGTGGAAGAGAGGGCTGTGAATCCCATGGATGAAATGACAGACGAGCAAAAGGAATATGAGGCCATGAAACTGTTTAACATGTTTGATAAGCTGTCCAG GGAGCAGATAATTCAGCCAATGGGAGTGACCCCAGATGGGAAGCTAGCTCCTTTGGACGAGATGATGCAGCATATGGTGGAAGTGCGAGAGACATCGGACTCTGACACTGATTCAGACTGA
- the ric8a gene encoding chaperone Ric-8A isoform X1, translated as MELSRLIEQIESEDQDFVLAALQLHNTENSQRFLFDVEDRELRQKLAKLVIKFLERDLQPACQVACLGTVRILSRDKNNLRPFTTRGAMRTLARHAGIDYSEERMDGMPDVDVIVEALKCLCNVVFNSPTAQAISAESCMVLGLTERLKLYNGKNLTHDIKFFDCRLLFLLTALRLDIRRQLGHELRGVSLLTDALESTLGVRWSDTYEVATDGPPLARQQTDCAMEILKILFNITFDLNKREVDEEDAALYRHLVAILRHCLLVKADGEDRTEELHSHTVNLLGNLPLMCLDVLLTPRVQLGSVEYMGMNMDAVNLLLEFLEKRLDRGHKLRETLIPALNLLTESARAHRETRKFLRMRVLPPLRDVQTRPEVGNLLRNKLVRLMTHIDTDLKHCAAEFLFVLCKESVARFVKYTGYGNAAGLLAARGLMGGRTLEGMYSEDEDTDTEEYKEAKPNINPVTGRVEERAVNPMDEMTDEQKEYEAMKLFNMFDKLSREQIIQPMGVTPDGKLAPLDEMMQHMVEVRETSDSDTDSD; from the exons AAACTCGCCAAATTGGTGATCAAGTTTTTGGAGCGGGATTTGCAGCCAGCATGCCAGGTGGCCTGTTTGGGGACAGTGCGCATTCTCTCCCGGGACAAGAACAATCTGAGGCCATTCACCACCAGGGGAGCCATGCGAACCCTGGCCAGACACGCTGGGATTGATTACAGCGAAGAACGCATGGATGGGATGCCTGATGTTGATGTGATAGTCGAGGCTCTGAAATGCCTCTGCAATGTGGTGTTCAACAGTCCTACCGCACAAGCGATAAGTGCAGAAAGCTGCATGGTGCTGGGTCTCACTGAGCGACTCAAACTTTACAATGGGAAGAACCTGACGCATGATATCAAATTCTTTGATTGCCGCCTGCTGTTCCTCCTCACGGCTCTCAGGCTGGACATCCGCAGGCAGTTGGGTCACGAGCTGCGAGGTGTGAGTCTGCTGACAGATGCTCTGGAGAGCACGCTGGGTGTCAGGTGGTCAGATACATATGAGGTGGCCACTGATGGACCGCCACTGGCCCGTCAGCAAACTGACTGCGCAATGGAAATTCTGAAGATCCTCTTTAACATCACTTTTGACTTGAACAAAAGAGAAGTGGATGAG GAAGATGCTGCTCTCTATCGTCATCTTGTGGCCATTCTGCGTCACTGCCTCCTGGTCAAAGCTGATGGCGAAGACCGAACGGAGGAACTGCACAG TCACACGGTGAACTTGTTGGGGAATCTGCCATTGATGTGTTTGGATGTCCTGCTCACCCCCAGAGTTCAGCTGGGCTCCGTTGAATATATGGGAATGAACATGGATGCTGTCAATTTGCTCTTAGAATTCTTGGAGAAGAGATTGGATAGG GGTCACAAACTGAGGGAAACATTGATCCCTGCACTCAATTTACTAACAGAGAGTGCCCGGGCACACCGAGAAACCAGGAAATTCCTCCGCATGCGG GTCCTCCCTCCACTTCGTGATGTACAAACACGACCCGAAGTGGGAAACTTACTCCGGAACAAACTTGTTCGTCTGATGACTCACATCGACACGGATCTCAAGCACtgtgctgctgagtttctcttcgTTCTGTGTAAGGAAAGTG TGGCAAGGTTTGTTAAGTACACTGGCTACGGAAATGCAGCTGGTCTGCTCGCTGCTCGAGGACTGATGGGAGGTCGGACGCTGGAGGGAATGTATTCCGAGGATGAAGACACAGACACTGAAGAATACAAAGAAGCCAAGCCCAA CATCAATCCTGTAACTGGTCGAGTGGAAGAGAGGGCTGTGAATCCCATGGATGAAATGACAGACGAGCAAAAGGAATATGAGGCCATGAAACTGTTTAACATGTTTGATAAGCTGTCCAG GGAGCAGATAATTCAGCCAATGGGAGTGACCCCAGATGGGAAGCTAGCTCCTTTGGACGAGATGATGCAGCATATGGTGGAAGTGCGAGAGACATCGGACTCTGACACTGATTCAGACTGA